The genomic interval GATCACTACATACCGTTTTATACATTACTGCTTTAGTGAAGTCAAAGCCGCTTTTAGCTAAAAACTCAGGTATGCTATCTTTCAATATATCAGAACAGGGCAATAAAAATTTGCTGTCTTTATTTTTCTTAAGAACAGGTAATAAATCTTCTATCTTCTGTCTTCCAATGAACACCTTACGTTTTCTGTAAGTTATGTATTTTTGGAGGTAGTATGCTATGGCCTCTGAAACACAAAAATATTTCATGTCTTCAGGAACAGTAATACGCGTTGCTTCACACATACGGAAAAAATGATCCATAGAGTTTTTGCTTGTGAATATTACCGCATTATGACTTAGTATACTTATTTTTTGTTGACGGAATTCTTTGGCTGTTAAACCCTCAACATGTATGAATGGTCTGAAATCAATCTTCACATTACATTTCTTTGCCAAACTAAAATAGGGCGACTTGTCAGATTCGGGTTTGGGCTGAGAGACCAAAATAGTCTTTACTTTATTCTCTTTCAAAAGACAGTTTGTTTAATGTTCCACATTAGGCCAAAAACA from Flavobacteriales bacterium carries:
- a CDS encoding uroporphyrinogen-III synthase — protein: MKENKVKTILVSQPKPESDKSPYFSLAKKCNVKIDFRPFIHVEGLTAKEFRQQKISILSHNAVIFTSKNSMDHFFRMCEATRITVPEDMKYFCVSEAIAYYLQKYITYRKRKVFIGRQKIEDLLPVLKKNKDSKFLLPCSDILKDSIPEFLAKSGFDFTKAVMYKTVCSDLSDLENVFYDILVFYSPSGIKSLYQNYPNYKQNDTRIAAFGPTTSKAVADAGLKLNIKAPSPENPSMTMALEQYIKQVNKR